One Rhinoraja longicauda isolate Sanriku21f chromosome 21, sRhiLon1.1, whole genome shotgun sequence genomic region harbors:
- the eef2k gene encoding eukaryotic elongation factor 2 kinase isoform X2, whose translation MAEEDLIFKIEGVGDGRRNSGDDSDDEEQYLICPITDYDDHNKTNKIYNRNYLKGKFCETSSSPVRSFNFKDAWRHALEKAKHMPDPWAEFHLEEIETEMATRYRYNAISGKWVEDEVLIKMAKQPFGRGAMRECYRTKKLSNFTRHQQWKSASNYVAKRYIDSVDREVYFEDVRLQMDAKLWGEEYNRHKPPKQVDIMQMCILEMKNRPGKPLYHLEHYIEGKYIKYNSNSGFVRDENFRLTPQAFSHFTFERSAHQLIVVDIQGVGDLYTDPQIHTSSGTDFGDGNLGVRGMALFFHSHACNSICKKMGLTPFDLSVKEMAALEHAQNLLKTAKTVLRGTEEVCGSPRVRTFSGSRPTALCRLSENSADENLNDSMFDSLPCSPSSWWSPKEEMLGRSPMGWTVFYEVDNLGSEHSGSFGERRMSESGGDSGCPSERRSEHDGEFADRANSKGGRYCESDEDSIRRDHLNEDKWNNYHASRAHSHWPSCVAVEVQRLNAIKQEKKIGKSILGKVHLAMVRYHEAGRFCNKLEEWDRESAVFHLEHAALCGELEAIVALSLINLQLSHHILTDVTVEDSEQHRRTGFDYVLMAAEAGDRPSMIRAARAFDTGASLGPDRAQDWKEALHWYSTALNMTDYDEGGEYDGMGDEAKYSLLARQAEILMAGGFGSEPDPQAAGDLFTEAAEAAMASMKGKLANQYYQLAEEAWAVME comes from the exons GATGCCTGGAGACACGCATTGGAAAAGGCCAAGCACATGCCCGATCCTTGGGCAGAGTTCCACCTGGAAGAGATTGAGACTGAGATGGCCACTCGTTACAG GTACAACGCCATTTCAGGGAAATGGGTGGAAGATGAGGTACTCATAAAGATGGCTAAACAA CCCTTTGGTCGTGGTGCCATGCGGGAATGCTACAGAAC GAAGAAGCTTTCAAACTTCACACGTCATCAGCAGTGGAAATCGGCCTCCAATTACGTTGCAAAGCGCTACATCGACTCCGTGGATCGAGAGGTGTACTTTGAGGATGTGCGGCTTCAGATGGATGCCAAGCTGTGGGGAGAGGAGTACAACAGACACAAGCCTCCGAAGCAG GTTGACATCATGCAGATGTGTATTTTGGAGATGAAGAACAGGCCAGGGAAGCCACTCTACCATCTGGAGCACTACATAGAGGGTAAATACATCAAATACAACTCCAACTCTGGCTTCGTGAGGGATGAAAACTTCCGCCTCACACCACAG gcGTTTAGTCACTTCACCTTTGAGCGTTCTGCCCACCAGCTGATTGTGGTGGACATCCAGGGAGTGGGCGACCTGTACACCGACCCTCAGATCCACACCTCCAGTGGCACAGACTTCGGTGATGGCAACTTGG GTGTGCGCGGCATGGCTTTGTTTTTCCACTCTCATGCCTGCAACAGCATTTGTAAGAAGATGGGGCTCACTCCGTTTGATCTGTCGGTGAAGGAAATGGCGGCGTTGGAGCATGCACAGAATCTGCTG AAAACGGCCAAGACGGTGCTTCGAGGCACGGAGGAGGTGTGTGGCAGCCCCAGGGTGAGGACCTTCTCTGGCTCCAGGCCCACTGCTCTCTGCCGCCTCTCCGAGAACTCTGCGGATGAAAACTTGAACGACAGCATGTTTGACTCCCTGCCATGCTCACCCTCGTCCTGGTGGAGTCCCAAGGAAGAGATGCTGGGCCGATCTCCCATGG GTTGGACAGTGTTTTACGAAGTTGATAATCTGGGCAGTGAACACAGTGGCTCATTTGGTGAGAGGCGG ATGTCTGAATCGGGAGGGGATAGCGGATGTCCCAGTGAGCGCCGGAGCGAACACGACGGGGAGTTTGCAGACCGG GCAAATTCAAAAGGGGGAAGATATTGTGAATCTGATGAAGACAGCATCCGCCGG GACCATCTCAATGAGGACAAGTGGAACAACTACCATGCCTCCAGGGCTCACTCCCACTGGCCGTCCTGCGTGGCCGTGGAGGTGCAGCGCCTAAACGCCATCAAGCAGGAGAAGAAAATTGGCAAGTCCATCCTGGGCAAG GTTCACCTGGCCATGGTCCGCTACCACGAGGCCGGACGCTTCTGCAATAAGCTGGAGGAGTGGGATCGAGAGTCTGCCGTCTTCCACCTCGAACATGCCGCGCTGTGCGGGGAACTGGAGGCCATCGTGGCCCTGAGTCTCATCAACCTTCAGCTCTCCCATCACATCTTGACCGACGTCACTGTGGAG GACAGTGAGCAGCATCGCAGGACTGGCTTTGATTACGTGCTGATGGCTGCCGAGGCCGGGGACCGACCGTCCATGATTCGTGCAGCTCGAGCCTTCGACACCGGCGCCAGCCTCGGCCCGGACAG GGCACAGGACTGGAAGGAAGCTCTGCATTGGTATAGCACCGCGCTGAACATGACGGACTATGACGAAGGAGGGGAGTATGATGGCATGGGGGACGAGGCCAAGTACTCCCTCCTCGCTCGCCAGGCCGAGATCCTCATGGCGGGTGGCTTCGGCTCGGAGCCAGACCCACAGGCAGCAG GCGATCTCTTCACGGAAGCAGCAGAGGCAGCCATGGCCAGCATGAAGGGCAAGCTGGCTAACCAGTATTACCAACTGGCAGAGGAGGCGTGGGCGGTGATGGAGTGA